The proteins below are encoded in one region of Paenibacillus sp. YYML68:
- a CDS encoding VOC family protein has translation MSVIAYVNCDGNAAQAIDFYAKALSAEQVKSVQFKDFPQDPSYPLPEQELEMIMEASIEFAGGKIMLSDILPSMKKVTGEYVRGNHMFISLVIEDKEALESYFNGLAVGGYVIMPLSHTPWSSCFGMLVDQYGIGWKFNSDAEKFLDAVMSKS, from the coding sequence ATGTCAGTTATTGCATATGTAAACTGTGATGGGAATGCGGCTCAAGCTATTGATTTCTATGCGAAGGCGTTGAGCGCAGAGCAAGTGAAGAGTGTGCAGTTCAAGGATTTCCCGCAAGACCCTAGCTACCCGTTGCCCGAGCAAGAGCTGGAGATGATTATGGAGGCCTCGATCGAATTCGCTGGCGGTAAAATCATGCTGTCCGACATATTGCCTTCGATGAAGAAGGTGACGGGCGAGTATGTACGAGGAAACCATATGTTCATCAGCCTCGTGATCGAGGACAAGGAGGCGCTGGAGAGCTATTTCAACGGCTTGGCGGTTGGAGGCTATGTCATCATGCCCCTATCTCACACCCCGTGGTCGTCTTGCTTCGGGATGCTGGTGGACCAATATGGTATTGGTTGGAAGTTTAACAGCGATGCTGAGAAGTTTCTGGATGCAGTGATGTCGAAGTCATAG
- a CDS encoding DedA family protein, translating into MEQWIISIIEQFGYTGILVLIALENVFPPIPSEVILSFSGFMTTRTDLTLAGVLLYATIGSVVGAAVLYGLGWKLGLRQLERIIERYGSFVRLTTHDLHRANGWFARYGLWTVFFCRFIPLIRSLISIPAGLGRISIGWFLLLTTIGSFIWNMIFIYLGAAAGHSWGTITG; encoded by the coding sequence GTGGAGCAGTGGATCATCTCTATTATTGAGCAGTTCGGATACACCGGTATCCTTGTATTGATCGCCTTGGAAAATGTATTTCCCCCCATTCCGTCCGAGGTGATCCTTTCGTTCAGCGGATTCATGACCACACGAACCGACCTGACATTGGCAGGTGTCCTGCTGTACGCCACGATCGGCTCCGTTGTCGGAGCAGCCGTGCTCTACGGACTCGGCTGGAAGCTGGGACTCCGGCAGCTGGAGCGGATCATTGAACGCTACGGCTCCTTCGTGCGATTAACGACGCATGACCTGCACCGAGCGAACGGATGGTTTGCCCGGTATGGACTATGGACCGTATTCTTCTGCCGCTTTATTCCGCTGATCCGAAGTCTCATCTCCATTCCGGCAGGCTTAGGCCGAATCAGCATCGGATGGTTCCTGCTACTCACCACGATCGGCAGCTTCATCTGGAATATGATCTTTATATATCTTGGAGCCGCAGCAGGCCATTCCTGGGGAACGATTACCGGGTAA
- a CDS encoding DUF4238 domain-containing protein, which translates to MSQQKGGRQHIIPACHIASFSNNEEIHPRRKRPVWYRRDGMIKAAQPSAKDVGFREHFYTLKDDDLDKRYVDKTWDFVEHNLPGAVTALENHKTSPLFDGTLWVSILVPFVAQLFCRGEDYKNLLLGRAPSLNTFVEEVGGNLEDTINLNRLIDFQIYCGLLCNAEWRLIHNQSPIPFVLNDLGYATIQSQRYGYGEREGYFIPMSKTTALVITQKNPIREPFNPYGNKVPLVQSVLKNSSRVKFFNQQVVKCAYSEAYGPSEEVLNQAWGDREVRRKKLPVGPVLIQSRLIDGVKLGFHWKWMDKLNIPSTVRKELYGGRVIEVCNGLPEDKEKLVSLVYNEKKKDSLYALVYREL; encoded by the coding sequence TTGTCACAACAAAAAGGCGGTCGCCAACACATCATTCCAGCTTGCCATATTGCGAGTTTTTCAAACAATGAAGAGATCCATCCTAGACGTAAAAGACCTGTATGGTACCGGAGAGATGGGATGATTAAGGCTGCCCAGCCAAGTGCTAAAGATGTGGGATTTCGAGAACATTTCTATACCTTAAAGGATGATGACTTAGATAAAAGATATGTTGATAAGACTTGGGATTTTGTTGAACATAATTTGCCAGGTGCGGTAACTGCACTGGAAAATCATAAGACATCACCTCTTTTTGATGGAACCTTATGGGTATCAATCCTTGTTCCTTTTGTTGCACAATTGTTTTGCCGTGGAGAAGATTATAAAAACCTGCTTCTCGGGAGGGCTCCTTCACTTAATACATTTGTTGAAGAAGTGGGAGGGAATTTAGAAGATACAATCAACCTCAATCGGCTTATTGATTTCCAAATATATTGTGGATTGCTATGTAATGCTGAATGGAGATTAATCCATAATCAAAGCCCAATCCCATTTGTTCTTAATGACTTAGGTTATGCAACAATTCAATCTCAACGATATGGCTATGGAGAAAGGGAAGGTTATTTTATTCCTATGTCCAAAACTACAGCTTTGGTAATCACTCAGAAAAATCCTATTAGAGAACCGTTTAATCCGTACGGGAATAAGGTCCCACTTGTCCAAAGTGTACTTAAAAATAGCAGTAGGGTGAAGTTCTTCAACCAACAAGTTGTAAAATGTGCATATTCTGAGGCATATGGACCGTCAGAAGAGGTGTTAAATCAGGCCTGGGGCGATAGAGAAGTAAGGAGAAAAAAGTTACCTGTCGGCCCAGTATTAATTCAAAGCCGGTTGATCGATGGGGTTAAACTAGGCTTCCATTGGAAATGGATGGATAAGCTCAACATACCATCAACTGTTCGTAAAGAATTATACGGCGGTCGGGTTATAGAGGTGTGTAATGGACTGCCTGAGGACAAGGAGAAACTCGTATCACTCGTGTACAATGAGAAGAAAAAGGATTCGCTATACGCATTAGTCTATAGAGAATTATAA
- a CDS encoding TerC family protein: MELTLLLEYGWVLLVLIALEGLLAADNALVLAIMVKHLPDEARKKALFYGLAGAFVFRFASLFIISFLVDVWQVQALGALYLIFIALNHIFRKLLVKKAENGGLTGESKPKQGAGFWTTVFKVELADIAFAVDSILAAVALAVALPTTPLPQIGGMDGGHFLVIFAGGFIGLIIMRFAASFFVQLLQRRPGLEIAAFLIVGWVGVKLSVYTLSHPALSVLPEGFAKLPEWKITFYVILILIALGGWFLSKEKPLAEENQAKGVH; the protein is encoded by the coding sequence ATGGAGCTAACTCTGTTACTGGAATACGGATGGGTGCTGCTCGTCCTGATTGCCCTCGAAGGCTTGTTGGCTGCGGATAACGCTTTGGTGTTAGCGATTATGGTGAAGCATCTGCCGGACGAAGCGAGGAAAAAGGCTCTGTTCTACGGCCTGGCTGGTGCATTCGTGTTTCGCTTCGCCTCCCTGTTCATCATCTCGTTCCTGGTGGACGTATGGCAGGTTCAAGCGCTCGGAGCCCTCTACCTGATCTTCATCGCGTTGAATCACATATTCCGCAAGCTGCTCGTCAAGAAGGCTGAAAACGGTGGGCTGACGGGCGAGTCCAAGCCGAAGCAAGGCGCCGGTTTCTGGACAACGGTATTCAAGGTCGAGCTCGCGGATATCGCCTTCGCTGTCGATTCGATTCTCGCAGCCGTCGCCCTTGCTGTCGCGCTCCCTACGACACCGCTTCCGCAGATTGGCGGAATGGACGGCGGGCACTTCCTCGTTATTTTCGCCGGAGGCTTTATCGGCCTCATTATTATGCGCTTCGCCGCCTCCTTCTTCGTGCAGCTGCTTCAGCGGAGACCGGGACTCGAGATCGCCGCATTTCTAATCGTAGGCTGGGTTGGCGTGAAGCTGTCGGTCTATACCCTGTCGCATCCGGCGCTGTCCGTCCTTCCAGAGGGCTTCGCCAAGCTGCCTGAATGGAAGATCACCTTCTACGTCATCCTGATTCTTATTGCGCTGGGCGGATGGTTCTTATCGAAGGAAAAGCCATTGGCCGAAGAGAATCAAGCTAAAGGAGTACACTAG
- a CDS encoding NAD(P)/FAD-dependent oxidoreductase, producing the protein MQTIGIIGAGLAGLVTAALLAKRGNRVVVLERSPILGGRSHVVSKNGFTMSYGAHAVLAPKEEPMRSIVRELELPMQYRKASLSKFKLLMNGKVISSPLGFGALTSPAITGLVNHIQCLRQFYQLVKQAPVFPETMSVGRWIRENVTNPEIAKVLSAYAALSVYDGAIDTYSMNRFVELTARAYERNEPLSYMGYDTLLAELHKAITTHGGQVLLGKAVSELIVEAGQVKGVVCAEERYAFDAVVLNVPPKELSKLLHEPALAEELGSYTEQAAQYVYVYDLMLSKRLRGDISNLLDLDGRFYVNDYSMNNPSSAPAGTQLLQGMKFLSAEEQLDDSHASRSQDDYEAMLHQVYPGWEKHVVQKRIIHRAMVNGIARRMNARLLPLQSRAVSGLYLVGDATEGAGALGMPCYDSARKVADMLS; encoded by the coding sequence ATGCAAACAATAGGTATCATCGGAGCAGGTCTCGCAGGCTTAGTCACTGCAGCGTTGTTAGCCAAAAGAGGGAACCGCGTCGTCGTCTTGGAGCGCTCGCCCATCTTAGGCGGAAGAAGCCACGTCGTGTCGAAGAACGGCTTCACGATGAGCTACGGCGCGCATGCGGTACTGGCACCCAAGGAGGAGCCGATGCGCTCCATCGTCCGTGAGCTGGAGCTGCCGATGCAATACAGGAAGGCGAGCCTCTCGAAGTTCAAGCTCCTCATGAACGGCAAGGTGATCTCGAGCCCTCTAGGCTTCGGTGCGCTGACGTCTCCGGCAATTACGGGCTTGGTCAACCATATCCAGTGCCTTAGACAGTTCTACCAGTTGGTCAAGCAAGCGCCTGTATTCCCGGAGACGATGTCTGTAGGTCGATGGATCAGGGAGAACGTAACGAACCCTGAGATCGCGAAGGTGCTATCCGCTTATGCGGCTCTATCGGTGTACGATGGCGCGATCGACACGTATTCGATGAACCGCTTCGTCGAGCTAACCGCCCGAGCATACGAGCGTAATGAGCCTCTGAGCTACATGGGGTACGACACGCTCCTTGCGGAGCTGCACAAGGCGATTACGACACATGGTGGGCAGGTGCTGCTGGGGAAAGCGGTCTCCGAGCTGATCGTGGAAGCGGGTCAAGTGAAGGGTGTCGTGTGCGCGGAGGAACGGTATGCATTCGATGCGGTCGTGCTGAATGTGCCGCCCAAGGAGCTGAGCAAGCTGCTTCATGAACCGGCCTTAGCCGAGGAGCTGGGCAGCTATACAGAGCAAGCGGCTCAATATGTGTACGTCTATGATCTCATGCTGTCGAAGAGACTGCGCGGCGATATTAGCAATCTGCTCGATCTGGATGGACGGTTCTATGTTAATGATTACAGCATGAACAACCCGTCCTCCGCGCCTGCGGGCACACAGTTGCTGCAAGGGATGAAGTTCTTGAGCGCCGAGGAGCAGCTGGACGACAGTCACGCGAGCCGTTCCCAAGACGACTATGAAGCGATGCTGCATCAGGTCTATCCGGGTTGGGAGAAGCACGTCGTCCAGAAGCGCATCATCCACCGTGCGATGGTCAACGGAATCGCCAGAAGGATGAATGCGCGTCTGCTGCCGCTGCAGAGCCGAGCCGTAAGTGGCTTGTACCTCGTTGGCGATGCGACAGAAGGAGCGGGAGCGCTGGGGATGCCGTGCTACGATAGCGCGCGGAAGGTCGCAGATATGTTATCCTGA
- a CDS encoding TetR/AcrR family transcriptional regulator — protein MSQGREKILQTAVHEFAEKGFDGARIDYIAKAAGVNKALIYYHFKSKEELFAAVINDLFAHALSVSMEPSGTSVREGLLQVMEHFMDFLHDNPYFVKIMDQSVAQDRDVFQQLHHQNLFFETVMGMYQQGVQTGECRQVDHPEDVVISLLGAVYFYFSHHKAIRKYYGELSEEEVIVIRKRTMRDMMARLIFV, from the coding sequence ATGAGTCAGGGAAGAGAGAAGATATTACAGACCGCTGTACACGAATTCGCCGAGAAAGGCTTCGACGGAGCCCGGATCGACTATATAGCGAAGGCGGCCGGAGTCAACAAGGCGTTAATCTATTACCATTTCAAAAGCAAGGAGGAGCTGTTCGCGGCGGTCATTAACGATCTGTTCGCGCATGCGCTATCCGTATCGATGGAGCCGTCGGGTACGTCCGTTCGCGAGGGCTTGCTGCAGGTGATGGAGCACTTCATGGATTTCCTGCATGACAACCCGTATTTTGTGAAAATTATGGACCAGAGCGTCGCGCAGGACCGAGACGTCTTCCAACAGCTGCACCATCAGAACCTTTTCTTCGAGACGGTCATGGGGATGTACCAGCAGGGCGTCCAGACGGGCGAGTGCAGACAGGTCGATCACCCGGAGGATGTCGTGATCAGCCTGCTGGGCGCGGTATACTTTTACTTCTCCCATCATAAGGCGATCCGGAAGTACTATGGCGAGCTCTCCGAGGAGGAGGTCATCGTGATCCGCAAGCGGACGATGCGGGACATGATGGCGAGGCTGATCTTTGTATAG
- a CDS encoding YafY family protein: MGKLERLLSIVMILLQRDVVPAAQLAQLLHVSKRTILRDMEALGMSNIPIYSIHGVHGGYGIMEEYKLDKRLLTSKDLEHLLTALSGLGQIMVSPEVAITMTKIESMVSSTSVKSPIQLSFYEWDGRSEMAPIMLTCQQAISENRLVSFDYIDRNGHTTSRTVEPYELHFHERSWYMKGYCLDRNDYRTFKLSRTDHMNLQVRAFVPRQDAGDQASRDSILSQLVTVKALIEPRIMDHFIERYGRKSVEAYNSELLAATIQVPQNEIGFQFLASFGTSLTLLEPPSYVEDYRCFLRGLLGKYG; the protein is encoded by the coding sequence ATGGGCAAACTGGAGAGGCTGCTCTCAATCGTGATGATCTTACTGCAGAGGGATGTCGTACCCGCTGCCCAATTGGCTCAGTTGCTTCACGTATCGAAGAGAACGATTCTGCGCGATATGGAAGCACTTGGCATGTCCAATATCCCCATCTATTCGATCCATGGCGTACATGGCGGATACGGGATCATGGAGGAGTATAAACTTGATAAGCGTCTTCTCACAAGCAAAGACTTAGAGCATCTACTGACAGCGCTCAGCGGATTGGGACAAATTATGGTCAGTCCAGAAGTTGCCATCACGATGACAAAAATCGAATCCATGGTGAGCTCCACGTCTGTGAAAAGTCCGATTCAGCTGTCCTTCTATGAATGGGACGGTCGCTCTGAGATGGCCCCCATTATGCTAACCTGTCAGCAGGCGATCTCAGAGAACAGACTCGTGTCCTTCGATTATATCGATCGCAATGGCCACACCACGAGTCGAACGGTAGAGCCCTATGAGCTTCACTTTCATGAGAGGAGCTGGTATATGAAGGGCTATTGCCTCGATCGGAACGATTATCGGACCTTCAAGCTGTCCCGTACCGACCATATGAACCTGCAAGTCAGAGCATTCGTTCCTCGTCAAGATGCAGGAGATCAAGCCTCCCGCGATAGCATTCTGTCACAACTAGTCACCGTTAAGGCGCTCATAGAGCCCCGCATTATGGATCACTTCATCGAAAGGTACGGTCGGAAGAGCGTGGAAGCCTACAATTCGGAGCTTCTTGCAGCCACCATCCAAGTACCGCAGAACGAGATCGGATTTCAGTTTCTGGCCAGCTTTGGAACAAGCTTAACGCTACTAGAGCCTCCATCGTACGTTGAAGATTATCGATGCTTCTTACGTGGGCTGCTGGGCAAGTACGGGTGA
- a CDS encoding ABC transporter ATP-binding protein, translating to MLQIQGVTKSFGHRVALHEVHVEISKGVVGLLGPNGAGKTTLLRVLATVYSPTTGRIELHGVDWDRQVEEARRRIGYLPQHVGLFPALTSYEYLDYFALMRGITDSKKRRDIVHEVLQEVNLIEKSNSKIRKLSGGMKQRLGIAQAIIHNPQLLLLDEPTAGLDPEERLRFRGLIRRLADNRIVIISTHITDDISMTCDQVCVMKKGRLEYFPSPSEISHLANGKVWSVDASFAEYSEIERMPDYQIVNSMELDGRIRLRILSSDQPSPAAVSADPTLEEGYLIWLKGR from the coding sequence ATGCTTCAGATTCAAGGGGTTACGAAGTCATTCGGCCATCGAGTGGCTCTACATGAAGTTCATGTTGAAATCAGCAAGGGCGTAGTCGGACTGCTAGGGCCTAATGGAGCGGGCAAGACGACGCTGCTCAGGGTGTTAGCCACCGTATATTCCCCTACCACGGGTCGGATTGAGCTACATGGTGTCGATTGGGATCGGCAGGTGGAGGAGGCTCGGAGGCGCATCGGGTACCTCCCTCAGCATGTCGGGCTGTTCCCCGCGTTGACATCGTATGAATATCTCGACTACTTCGCATTAATGAGAGGAATAACGGATTCGAAGAAGCGTCGTGACATCGTTCATGAAGTATTGCAAGAGGTGAACCTGATCGAGAAGAGTAATTCCAAAATTCGCAAGCTGTCCGGTGGCATGAAGCAACGTCTCGGTATTGCACAAGCGATTATACATAATCCACAGCTGCTGCTATTAGATGAGCCTACGGCTGGACTCGATCCAGAGGAGCGGTTAAGATTTCGAGGTTTAATCAGGCGGCTAGCCGATAACCGAATCGTGATCATCTCGACACATATTACGGATGATATCTCGATGACATGTGATCAAGTATGCGTAATGAAGAAGGGCAGGCTGGAATATTTCCCGTCACCTTCTGAGATTAGTCACTTAGCTAATGGTAAAGTGTGGTCTGTCGATGCTTCGTTTGCGGAGTACTCGGAGATCGAGCGCATGCCTGACTATCAAATTGTGAACTCGATGGAGCTGGACGGGAGAATAAGGCTACGGATTCTTTCCTCTGACCAACCATCTCCTGCCGCTGTATCCGCTGATCCTACGTTAGAAGAGGGGTATCTGATCTGGTTAAAGGGACGATAA
- a CDS encoding IS4 family transposase, whose product MKNSNTILPILQTLLTTEEVDHIVQANGYVDKARKFTVHHLLQYWCAAASEEWSGYRSGADRAARSGLSPVHYSCFSGKAAEVPFEIFKELFHLLVRKCNRETRRKLALPKELLLIDSTTITVGKTRLPWAPYHGERAAVKLHVALRALNGQPLGVTETIGSKHDSPVCETLENVDFIMVMDRAYGKLERLDRYKQEGQSFVIRLRDNVHIEKPYTLRRQSPSDSSVIGDFTCQLGTPQCRSTQRHRVVIFRDFEGREIRVVTDLMSISAEQIALIYKARWQIEVFFRWIKQHLNIPTLFGTTENAVYGQLFCALIVFVLLKWLFDGTRHGVPRHANLSFVRFARLLLLNNLSAEWLIRIHRFMLCFSSPS is encoded by the coding sequence ATGAAAAATTCTAACACGATTCTTCCCATTCTACAAACACTCCTTACGACTGAAGAAGTCGATCATATCGTCCAGGCGAACGGTTATGTGGACAAAGCTCGAAAGTTCACGGTTCATCATTTGCTTCAATATTGGTGCGCCGCAGCGAGTGAGGAATGGTCAGGGTATCGCTCTGGTGCAGATCGCGCCGCCCGTAGCGGCTTAAGCCCTGTTCATTATTCCTGTTTCTCGGGTAAAGCAGCAGAGGTTCCATTTGAAATATTCAAAGAGCTGTTTCATCTACTTGTCCGTAAATGTAACCGTGAAACACGGCGAAAGCTCGCCCTCCCAAAAGAACTGCTACTCATTGATTCGACCACGATCACAGTGGGGAAAACTCGTTTGCCGTGGGCTCCTTATCATGGAGAACGAGCGGCGGTTAAATTGCATGTAGCATTACGTGCCCTCAACGGGCAGCCGCTTGGCGTCACAGAAACCATTGGTTCAAAGCACGATAGTCCTGTGTGCGAAACGCTGGAAAACGTTGATTTTATTATGGTTATGGACCGAGCCTACGGAAAATTGGAGCGGTTGGATCGCTACAAACAAGAGGGGCAATCCTTCGTCATCCGTCTTCGTGACAATGTCCATATCGAGAAACCATACACCTTGCGGCGTCAGTCCCCGTCCGACTCTTCAGTGATTGGTGATTTCACCTGTCAACTCGGAACGCCTCAGTGTCGCTCTACACAACGTCATCGTGTAGTCATCTTTCGGGATTTCGAAGGAAGAGAGATTCGCGTCGTTACTGACCTGATGAGTATAAGTGCCGAACAGATTGCTTTAATCTATAAAGCCCGCTGGCAGATTGAGGTATTCTTTCGCTGGATCAAGCAACATCTTAATATTCCGACGTTATTTGGCACGACAGAAAATGCCGTTTATGGCCAATTGTTTTGCGCGTTGATCGTCTTTGTGCTGCTCAAATGGTTGTTTGATGGGACCCGTCATGGAGTTCCTCGTCATGCTAACCTTAGTTTCGTTCGGTTCGCTCGCTTGCTGCTCTTGAACAACTTGTCCGCAGAGTGGCTTATTCGAATACATCGGTTTATGTTGTGTTTTTCCAGTCCGAGTTAA